A DNA window from Ipomoea triloba cultivar NCNSP0323 chromosome 10, ASM357664v1 contains the following coding sequences:
- the LOC116033111 gene encoding uncharacterized protein LOC116033111 — MQNLLYQMNPNMFNQFVQKFPQGVPLMFQQGGQPPMAAHLASEFDEEDCIVYPREYCPPLKAAKLKKQIQNFQQFGNESLYKAWKRFKELRRHYCPKNLMTSGDFISSFYEGLLDSAKTILDTSSVGGIFIDIGPDYGEQLIQRITSNTAYWYNERSDPPKKKKRIGMFEVEDKMAMQAQLDSIQHMLKRMMQVPLVACCAVCGGNHASQTCYLLDPSSQVPHPNVEQVDMAFIEINGTWVEIKDISGGITRIRIKDSFSKAIKATGMVKTKQGGGNQNPNQASSSSGRLSASTENPRHQVNAVTTKSGLALKDPLFPSDGPLPERTDKGDEEVQVEDVPDESEEEPVFQRDSSKGNAPVQDKGASSKKNESKNKKADDSVVPCNLNNSDSIIQEVPENILGNKKKPEKSAVVDLSEGALTCANLQHKLPPKLKDPSSFVIPCIIGGFVVGGALCDLGASVSLMPYSLWKRLNLGTPKPTTITLQMADHFIKRLVGVLEDVPVMVNRYFISGDFVVLDIEEDAKVPIILGRPFLATVRALIDVRRGKLVMEVAENKIEFDIFKMAKHQSSYVDECYLVDGLGECTDEKRKNELGDLHVSPVNPEPPEETCALKRGRKFFGPDGFYKRWMKELSKFKRPPDRVVSNHT, encoded by the exons ATGCAGAATCTTCTCTACCAGATGAATCCCAACATGTTCAACCAGTTTGTCCAGAAGTTTCCACAGGGAGTTCCTCTTATGTTCCAGCAGGGTGGTCAGCCACCCATGGCAGCTCATTTAGCTTCTGAGTTTGATGAGGAAGATTGCATTGTTTATCCAAGA GAGTACTGTCCTCCGCTTAAGGCTGCTAAGCTCAAGAAGCAGATTCAGAATTTCCAGCAGTTTGGCAATGAGAGTCTCTACAAGGCTTGGAAGCGGTTCAAAGAGTTGAGGAGGCATTATTGTCCTAAGAATTTGATGACTTCAGGAGATTTCATCTCATCATTCTATGAGGGGTTGCTAGATAGTGCGAAGACCATACTTGATACCTCATCTGTTGGAGGTATTTTCATTGATATTGGTCCTGATTATGGTGAGCAGTTGATTCAGAGAATCACTTCGAATACTGCCTACTGGTACAATGAGAGGAGTGATCCACCGAAGAAAAAGAAGCGAATTGGGATGTTTGAAGTAGAGGACAAGATGGCAATGCAGGCTCAGTTGGATTCTATCCAGCACATGCTCAAGCGGATGATGCAG GTTCCTCTTGTAGCTTGTTGTGCAGTTTGTGGTGGCAATCATGCTTCTCAGACTTGCTATCTGTTAGATCCTAGTAGTCAAGTTCCTCATCCCAATGTGGAGCAAGTTGATATG GCTTTCATAGAAATCAATGGAACATGGGTGGAAATCAAGGATATCAGTGGAGGAATAACTAGAATCAGAATCAAGGATAGTTTCAGCAAGGCAATCAAGGCTACGGGTATGGTCAAGACCAAG CAAGGAGGTGGTAACCAGAATCCTAATCAAGCTTCATCTTCAAGTGGTAGACTTTCTGCTAGTACAGAGAACCCAAGACATCAAGTGAATGCAGTCACCACTAAGAGTGGATTAGCTTTAAAGGATCCTCTTTTTCCTTCTGATGGTCCATTACCTGAGAGAACTGATAAGGGGGATGAGGAAGTTCAGGTTGAGGATGTTCCTGATGAGAGTGAGGAGGAGCCTGTGTTTCAGAGAGATAGTTCCAAAGGAAATGCTCCAGTGCAAGACAAGGGTGCCTCGAGCAAGAAGAATGAGAGCAAAAACAAGAAGGCAGATGACTCGGTTGTACCTTGCAACCT CAACAACTCAGATTCCATCATACAAGAAGTTCCTGAAAACATTTTAGGCAACAAGAAGAAGCCAGAGAAGAGTGCGGTGGTGGATTTAAGCGAGGGAGCATTGACTTGTGCAAATCTTCAACATAAACTGCCTCCTAAGCTGAAGGATCCAAGTAGTTTTGTCATTCCTTGCATCATTGGCGGTTTTGTAGTAGGTGGTGCTTTGTGTGATTTGGGTGCCAGTGTTAGCCTTATGCCATATTCTCTTTGGAAGAGGCTTAACCTGGGCACACCAAAGCCCACTACTATAACCCTACAGATGGCGGATCATTTCATTAAGCGTCTAGTGGGAGTGCTTGAGGATGTCCCGGtgatggttaatcggtactttaTATCGGGGGATTTCGTTGTCCTGGATATAGAGGAGGATGCCAAGGTTCCTATTATACTTGGTAGGCCTTTTCTAGCTACTGTTCGAGCACTCATTGATGTGAGGAGAGGGAAACTGGTAATGGAAGTGGCTGAGAACAAGATCGAGTTTGACATATTCAAGATGGCAAAACACCAGTCCTCGTATGTTGATGAGTGTTATTTGGTAGATGGGCTGGGGGAGTGCACTGATGAGAAGAGAAAGAATGAGCTGGGGGACTTGCACGTTTCCCCTGTTAATCCTGAACCTCCTGAAGAAACATGTGCTCTAAAACGTGGGAGAAAGTTCTTTGGTCCTGATGGTTTCTATAAGAGATGGATGAAGGAGCTCTCTAAGTTCAAAAGGCCACCAGATCGTGTGGTTTCCAATCACACTTGA
- the LOC116032182 gene encoding methanol O-anthraniloyltransferase-like, translating to MACLFPPRFSVRLTTKPELVTPKTPTPREKKALSDIDDQASLRYQMPGLWFYENKESMVGKDPAKVIKEGLAKALVFFYPLAGRLTEGPNKKLIVDCNGEGVLFVTAEANVALHKLGDFIHSPCPYLKKLQYNVPGSHRITGCPLLLIQVTRFSCGGFALGVRFNHTMVDGYGIQLFLKAVCELAQGGSAPSVLPVWERELLTTAADPITPTTHHAVYGAADMRNNFKRLDIEWWGTILFNFEKLASKPLFFFFPNILKPILLRSSFLFGPNEIQALRDQAAAQDFGPCTTFELISACLWKCRTIALQPNPNATVRVTFPTDIRRKSLAGLKFDPGYYGNAIVMLSAATTAKLLCESPITYAIELIREAKSKVSTDYVKSVLDFLVINGRPRMSVMRNVLVSDISRIGLEKIDFGWGDAIFAGAATAAYGATFLERPKSNSSTERSVLVPISLPHLSMLIFKREIKKMTKFNF from the exons atggcgTGCTTGTTTCCCCCACGATTCTCAGTTCGGCTAACGACGAAGCCGGAGTTGGTGACGCCCAAAACCCCGACGCCTCGAGAAAAGAAGGCGCTGTCCGACATCGACGACCAGGCTAGCCTCCGGTACCAAATGCCTGGGCTATGGTTTTACGAGAATAAAGAATCCATGGTCGGGAAAGATCCAGCTAAGGTTATTAAAGAAGGACTGGCCAAAGCGCTAGTGTTTTTTTATCCCTTGGCCGGTCGGCTCACCGAAGGCCCCAACAAAAAGTTGATAGTGGACTGCAACGGTGAAGGCGTGCTGTTTGTGACGGCTGAAGCCAACGTTGCGCTTCACAAGTTGGGTGATTTTATACACTCCCCATGTCCATATCTCAAGAAGCTTCAGTATAATGTGCCTGGCTCTCACAGGATCACTGGTTGCCCACTTCTCTTGAttcag GTGACTCGTTTTAGTTGCGGCGGCTTTGCACTGGGTGTCCGTTTCAATCACACCATGGTTGATGGGTACGGGATCCAGCTGTTTCTGAAAGCAGTATGCGAATTAGCGCAGGGTGGATCGGCGCCATCGGTTTTGCCAGTGTGGGAAAGAGAGCTGTTGACGACCGCTGCTGATCCAATTACCCCCACCACACACCACGCCGTTTACGGGGCCGCCGACATGCGCAACAATTTCAAGCGGCTTGACATTGAGTGGTGGGGCACCATACTTTTCAACTTTGAGAAGTTGGCTTCTAAGccgctcttcttcttcttcccaaacATCTTGAAACCCATCCTTCTCAGAAGCTCTTTCCTCTTTGGTCCCAACGAAATCCAGGCTCTCAGAGACCAAGCCGCGGCTCAAGACTTCGGCCCCTGCACCACGTTCGAGTTGATATCTGCTTGTTTGTGGAAGTGTCGCACGATCGCTCTCCAACCCAACCCCAACGCCACGGTCCGGGTCACGTTCCCCACTGATATACGCCGCAAATCCTTGGCGGGGCTGAAGTTCGACCCTGGGTACTACGGCAACGCCATTGTTATGCTGTCCGCCGCCACCACGGCCAAGTTGTTGTGTGAGAGCCCCATTACTTATGCCATCGAGTTGATCAGAGAGGCTAAGAGCAAAGTAAGCACTGATTATGTCAAGTCGGTGCTTGATTTCTTGGTGATTAACGGCCGCCCAAGGATGTCGGTGATGAGGAACGTCTTGGTTTCGGACATTTCAAGAATTGGGTTGGAGAAGATAGATTTTGGATGGGGGGATGCAATATTTGCCGGTGCCGCCACTGCCGCTTACGGGGCTACATTCTTAGAACGGCCGAAGAGCAATAGCAGTACTGAGAGGAGCGTTTTGGTACCTATATCTCTGCCTCACCTATCTATGCTAATTTTCAAACGTGAGATCAAGAAAATGACTAAGTTCAATTTTTGA